TCGTACAGCGAGCCAAGCGGACTGATCTTGTTCGCCTGGTTCAGAGGGTCGCGGCGCACGCTTTGGTTATAATAGGTGAGCTGGCTCTGCAAACCGATCTTCGCCCAATCTGTCAGGGTATAATCCACATTCAGACGGGCCGTGTAGCGTTTCATTTCATCCAGTTTCAGCACGCCTCTTTCATTGAAATAATCGACGGAAACGTACGATTTCAGCTTATCGGAACCACCGCGGAAGCCGAGCTGGTAATTCTGCTGAAAACCAGGGTGAAGCAATTCTTCCTGATAATCAGTCCACTGGCCTTTTTGCAAGGCTTCGTATTCGGCTACATTGGTAAAAATCGCCGGATCGTCGGCAGGACTGTTCCACACCCCGGCAGCCCGCCACGCTTCTCTTTTAAAATCGCGAAAACCATTGATATCCATCGCTTTGGGATACATCGTCACCTGCGAAACGCCGGCATAGGAGTTGAAAGAAATATCCGGGCGACCCGATTTTCCTTTTTTGGTGGTAATCAGAATAACCCCGTTGGCGCCTCTTGAACCGTAAATGGCGATAGAAGAAGCATCTTTCAACACTTCCATCGATTCAATGTCATTGGAATTAATATCCGCCAGATCGCCGTACTGTACCCCGTCGACGATAATGAGCGGGGAGTTGTTTCCGCCGATCGAACGGTTACCGCGAATGGTAATGTTTACGCCCGCGCCAGCCTGCCCGCTGCTGCGGGTAATGTCGGCACCGGCAATTTTCCCCTGCACTGCATCGAGTACATTGTTGGAAGGTACTTCTTTCAGTTGTTCGCTTTTCAGCTGGACAACCGAGCCGGTCAGGTCTCTCTTGCGAACTGCCCCATAACCGATCACGACTACTTCTTCCAGTGCGCCAATGTCCGGTTTCAATGTAATATTGATTGAAGTCTGGTTACCCAGCACAACGTCCTGACTCTGGTAGCCCACAAATGAAAATGTAAGTACCGCCTGCGCATCGTCCGGCACGAGCAGGCTGTATTTGCCATTTTCGTCGGTGCTGGTACCGCGGTTGGTTCCTTTCAAAACCACGCTCACACCTGGCAGCGTCGCGTTTTTTTCATCGGTCAAAACACCCGTGATCGTGCGGTCGGCCACCATTTTTGGTGTAATGGACGATTCGGCCTGCGGCAGGTTTTCGAGCACGATCTGCCCGCCTACCATTCTGTAAGTCAGGTTCAATGGCGAAAGTAAATCTTCCAGTACATCGTCAAGGCGTTTTTTGGTGACGTCGAGCGACACGTTCCGCGCTACATCTACCCGTTCGGAGCTGTAAACAATGCGTGCCTTCGTTTGTTTTTCAATGGTATTGATCACTTTTTCAAATCGCTGGTTCTGCACCCTCAGCGTCACCAGCCGGGACATCACTTCCTGCTGATATTCGTTGTCAGCTTTTGACACCGTTGTGTAACCTGCTACCAGCAGAATCAGCACGAAAGCTGTTACCAGTTTTCGCCACAAATTCTGCCCGGAGAGGCTTGAAAGTAAAGGTTCTGGTTTTTTCATACCTTTAAATGTTTTATTAAATGGACATTTGATAAAATGAGAATTGCTGGCGCTGGTCCATGTTTGCCGCATGGCCAGCGTTTTTTTTCGCGGCTATGTCTGCATAGGAGGTCTGTTTAGTTGTTTTTTGCTGAAAGAAGATTTGCAGCCGGGGCCGGAGATAAGAATCGTGTTTCCCCTGATGGTATAGCGGGCATTGAGGGCTGCGCAGATGATGTCAAGCTGAGTAAAAAGCGGTTGTCCGCTCAGGTTGGCGGTAATCGGGCAATTGAGGATCTGCTTATTTGCGCCCTCCACGCGAATGCCCCAGGCCTGTGTTAATTGTTGTGATACCTCGTAAAGCCGCGCATTTTTGAACTGAAAGGAAACTTTGGCATTCAGTAATTTCGGCTCGACAGCCAGACCTAATGCAAATGTTCGCGATTCAGGATCGAAAGTGGCAGTATGGTTTGGCCGAAGGAGTTGATTGGGGGCTTTTTTTGCCTGGGGCTCCATCTGGGGCTCCGCCTGGGTGTAAACCTGCACCAGGCCCGTTACCACTTCTACTTTCGTTTTGCCCGCAGTTTTCAGATTATCTACATAAAAACTTGTCCCCAGCACGCGGGTAACCATTTTGCCCGAATGCACGTAGAATGGTTTTGCCGGGTTTTTATGAATATCGAAAAAGCCTTTTCCTTCAAGCAGGACAACGCGTTGTTGTTCTTCAAAATGTGCCGGGTACCGAAGCTTACTTCCGGGTGAGAGTTCGACGGTACTGCTGTCTTCGAGCAGGATCAAAACCGGCATGGTACCATCATTTCGTCTCTCGATCCAGCCTGAAACCGGCAGCTGTTCGGTTTTGTAAATTTTGCCGGCGAGAAACCAACAGGCAAAAATCAGGGAGGCCGCAATACTTAACCATTTAAAAACAGGGTATCGGACTTTGGTATCACCAGAGATTTCAAGTCCGGCCCGCTGCTGCAGCTGCGACCACATCCGGTCATTCGCATCATCGAGCTGCTTGCCCGAAACCTTCTCTCCGACTTCACTTTCCAGTAAAGCAAACCAATACTCCACGAGCTTTTTTTCCTCGTCGGTACAAGTCCCTTCCTGGTATTTTTCAATCAATGCGGCGAAACGCTCCCTGCTCATGCTGGCCAAAGTTATTCTTTGCACAGTAGTCAGCGAGCAGCATCATTTCCGCAAAACTTTTTAATTAATATTCATAAAATACCATTAAAGAGTTTGTTTGTTGCAGAAGTTCTTGCTTAAATACAATGAAGTATATCTTGTCCATGTATTCGCGCGGGCATTTTTTGGAAAGAAACGAGAACGGAAAGAGCTCGGATTATGGGGTTAAAAATAATCTTTTAAGTAAAAGCGCAAGGCCTTGACAACGAGCTGAATATGATGCTCCACAGTCCGCTGCGGTATATTCATTTGGCTGGAAATTTCTTTGGTCGATTTGTTTTCCAGTTTGTTCAGCCTGAATACACGTTGAGCCTTTTCCGGAAACCGGCGCAGCCGCTCTTCAATGTTGACCATCAGTTCCTCGGCATTCAACTGTTCGTCGGTGCTGCAAAAGCGATCCGAATGCCCGGCAAATGCATAGCTTACATATTTCTCATGCACCAGGCCCGACTTGATGTGGTTGATACACGCATATTTAACCGCGCTGATCAGGTAAGCTTCCAGATTTTCGACCTGGGCGGTGGCGCGGCGCTCCCAGAGTTTCAGAAAAACGTCCTGCACAATACTCTCCACGATCTCGCTGTCGCTGATCTTACTGAGCGCCATCAGATACATCTTTTTCCAGAACCGCTGATAAATCTCCCGAAAAGCATTTGCATCACCTTCATACAGCAGGTGCAAAAGCATTTTGT
This Dyadobacter sp. UC 10 DNA region includes the following protein-coding sequences:
- a CDS encoding FecR family protein, which produces MSRERFAALIEKYQEGTCTDEEKKLVEYWFALLESEVGEKVSGKQLDDANDRMWSQLQQRAGLEISGDTKVRYPVFKWLSIAASLIFACWFLAGKIYKTEQLPVSGWIERRNDGTMPVLILLEDSSTVELSPGSKLRYPAHFEEQQRVVLLEGKGFFDIHKNPAKPFYVHSGKMVTRVLGTSFYVDNLKTAGKTKVEVVTGLVQVYTQAEPQMEPQAKKAPNQLLRPNHTATFDPESRTFALGLAVEPKLLNAKVSFQFKNARLYEVSQQLTQAWGIRVEGANKQILNCPITANLSGQPLFTQLDIICAALNARYTIRGNTILISGPGCKSSFSKKQLNRPPMQT
- a CDS encoding RNA polymerase sigma-70 factor; amino-acid sequence: MKFQTVPDKMLLHLLYEGDANAFREIYQRFWKKMYLMALSKISDSEIVESIVQDVFLKLWERRATAQVENLEAYLISAVKYACINHIKSGLVHEKYVSYAFAGHSDRFCSTDEQLNAEELMVNIEERLRRFPEKAQRVFRLNKLENKSTKEISSQMNIPQRTVEHHIQLVVKALRFYLKDYF